Proteins found in one Ptychodera flava strain L36383 chromosome 3, AS_Pfla_20210202, whole genome shotgun sequence genomic segment:
- the LOC139130037 gene encoding mixed lineage kinase domain-like protein isoform X2, with protein sequence MEYVKHKSLRQMLRVNFTGLSLEDKRKLALSLCECVQMLHDADIPLILGKISSNKFLVGEDMRVKMYDLAYCGKPEMAARYLKGKNREYMPSDNIVAIEGSYDEKTECFIVGIILMEIVTCKSPSEAIRSQQVYPDPFHKVIRGLQEPDRSKRMAMKDAARELQKS encoded by the exons ATGGAATACGTAAAACACAAGTCCTTGCGACAGATGCTGAGGGTAAACTTTACGGGGCTCTCTTTGGAAGACAAACGGAAGCTAGCTTTAAGTTTATGCGAATGCGTGCAGATGTTACACGACGCAGACATTCCTCTCATCTTGGGGAAAATCAGCAGCAACAAATTCCTTGTTGGAGAAGACATGAGAGTTAAG ATGTACGACCTCGCTTACTGTGGTAAACCTGAAATGGCAGCTAGATATCTTAAAGGCAAAAACAGAGAGTATATGCCTTCTGATAATATCGTTGCGATTGAAGGGAGCTATGACGAGAAGACGGAATGTTTCAT AGTGGGCATAATTTTAATGGAAATTGTCACTTGCAAGTCTCCAAGTGAAG CCATCCGTTCGCAACAAGTCTACCCCGACCCATTTCACAAAGTTATTCGAGGACTTCAAGAACCAGACCGTTCCAAGAGAATGGCCATGAAAG ATGCAGCTCGTGAGCTTCAAAAATCTTAG
- the LOC139130037 gene encoding mixed lineage kinase domain-like protein isoform X1 gives MTLLFITSTSGFDGATSLFNCYNKITSFSGSNCVKTFGIVYDQANGTHLLVMEYVKHKSLRQMLRVNFTGLSLEDKRKLALSLCECVQMLHDADIPLILGKISSNKFLVGEDMRVKMYDLAYCGKPEMAARYLKGKNREYMPSDNIVAIEGSYDEKTECFIVGIILMEIVTCKSPSEAIRSQQVYPDPFHKVIRGLQEPDRSKRMAMKDAARELQKS, from the exons ATGACACTTTTGTTTATTACAAGTACATCGGGATTTGATGGTGCTACAAGTCTCTTCAACTGCTACAACAAAATCACTTCATTTTCCGGGAGCAACTGTGTGAAAACGTTTGGCATTGTGTATGACCAAGCCAACG GCACACATTTGCTTGTAATGGAATACGTAAAACACAAGTCCTTGCGACAGATGCTGAGGGTAAACTTTACGGGGCTCTCTTTGGAAGACAAACGGAAGCTAGCTTTAAGTTTATGCGAATGCGTGCAGATGTTACACGACGCAGACATTCCTCTCATCTTGGGGAAAATCAGCAGCAACAAATTCCTTGTTGGAGAAGACATGAGAGTTAAG ATGTACGACCTCGCTTACTGTGGTAAACCTGAAATGGCAGCTAGATATCTTAAAGGCAAAAACAGAGAGTATATGCCTTCTGATAATATCGTTGCGATTGAAGGGAGCTATGACGAGAAGACGGAATGTTTCAT AGTGGGCATAATTTTAATGGAAATTGTCACTTGCAAGTCTCCAAGTGAAG CCATCCGTTCGCAACAAGTCTACCCCGACCCATTTCACAAAGTTATTCGAGGACTTCAAGAACCAGACCGTTCCAAGAGAATGGCCATGAAAG ATGCAGCTCGTGAGCTTCAAAAATCTTAG